Proteins encoded within one genomic window of Pararhizobium capsulatum DSM 1112:
- a CDS encoding DMT family transporter: protein MNRIQANLLLLLSGAIWGAGFVAQSTAMGQVGPFWFTGMKFALAALVVAPLAFFETRRATTAMPKNSIRNFTIIGLALFCGAITQQIGLLTTSVTNSGFLTGLYVVFVPLLTVIFLRRQPHWIIWPAAAMAMFGIFLLSGGSLAGLNSGDLMTIVCAVFWAIQVMLVGIFAVSTGRPMMLSLVQFSTCAFVSSILGSVMEPISFTAINNVLPEILYAGILSSGVAFTCQVVAQRYTTAPQAAIFLSSEALFAALFGMLLLGETITPIGYVGCGIIFAAMMLVELVPELTKRNAEMKAST, encoded by the coding sequence GTGAATCGCATTCAGGCCAACCTGCTTCTGCTTCTGTCGGGCGCCATCTGGGGTGCCGGTTTCGTCGCGCAATCCACTGCGATGGGTCAGGTCGGCCCTTTTTGGTTCACAGGCATGAAATTCGCACTGGCAGCGCTGGTCGTCGCGCCGCTCGCCTTTTTCGAGACACGCAGGGCAACAACCGCGATGCCGAAAAACAGTATCCGCAATTTCACGATCATTGGGCTTGCCCTGTTCTGCGGCGCCATCACGCAACAAATCGGCCTCTTGACGACCAGTGTCACCAACTCCGGTTTTCTCACCGGGCTCTATGTCGTGTTCGTGCCGTTGCTGACCGTCATCTTCCTGCGCCGCCAGCCGCACTGGATCATCTGGCCGGCGGCAGCCATGGCGATGTTTGGTATTTTCCTGCTCAGCGGCGGCTCGCTCGCGGGCCTCAATAGTGGCGACCTCATGACCATCGTCTGCGCGGTCTTCTGGGCCATTCAGGTGATGCTGGTCGGGATTTTTGCAGTCAGCACCGGCCGTCCCATGATGTTGTCGCTGGTGCAATTTTCCACCTGCGCCTTCGTCAGCTCCATCCTCGGCTCCGTCATGGAACCGATCAGTTTCACAGCGATCAACAACGTCCTGCCGGAAATCCTCTATGCCGGTATCCTGTCGAGCGGTGTCGCCTTCACCTGCCAGGTTGTCGCTCAACGCTACACGACAGCCCCGCAGGCGGCGATCTTCCTGTCCAGCGAAGCGCTCTTCGCCGCGCTCTTTGGAATGCTGCTTCTCGGTGAAACGATTACGCCGATCGGCTATGTCGGCTGCGGCATCATCTTCGCCGCCATGATGTTGGTGGAGCTCGTTCCCGAGCTGACGAAGCGCAATGCCGAAATGAAGGCCTCGACCTAA
- a CDS encoding cold-shock protein, with amino-acid sequence MAETGIVKFFNTDKGFGFIKPDNGGADIFVHISAVQASGLNGLSENQKVSFDTEPDRRGKGPKAVNLQISG; translated from the coding sequence ATGGCCGAAACTGGCATTGTTAAATTCTTCAACACCGATAAGGGCTTTGGTTTCATCAAGCCCGACAATGGTGGGGCTGATATCTTCGTGCATATCTCCGCCGTACAGGCTTCCGGCCTGAACGGACTGTCTGAAAACCAGAAAGTCAGCTTCGACACGGAACCGGATCGCCGCGGCAAAGGCCCCAAAGCGGTCAATCTGCAGATTTCCGGCTGA
- a CDS encoding BA14K family protein has translation MKKMIKAAVLGLATFATVLPALAPAHAGDWDRRYYRRDYHHGHHNDGDAVALGALGLATGLIVGGAIASQPRYQERVYVDPEPEYYEPAPVYRRPRPVVVDNGYGYGAIEPWSSGWYDYCERRYRSFNPRTGTFRGYDGRDYFCQAG, from the coding sequence ATGAAGAAGATGATCAAAGCTGCTGTGCTCGGCCTTGCAACGTTCGCTACGGTGCTGCCGGCTCTTGCCCCCGCCCATGCTGGCGACTGGGACCGGCGCTATTATCGTCGTGACTACCACCACGGCCACCACAACGATGGCGACGCCGTTGCTCTGGGCGCACTCGGCCTTGCGACCGGCCTCATTGTAGGCGGCGCGATCGCCAGCCAGCCGCGCTATCAGGAACGGGTCTACGTCGATCCGGAACCCGAATATTACGAGCCTGCACCGGTCTATCGTCGCCCGCGCCCCGTCGTCGTCGATAATGGCTATGGATACGGCGCAATCGAGCCTTGGAGCTCCGGCTGGTACGACTATTGCGAACGCCGCTATCGTTCCTTCAACCCGCGCACCGGCACTTTCCGCGGCTATGACGGCCGCGACTACTTCTGCCAGGCTGGCTAA
- a CDS encoding MBL fold metallo-hydrolase, translating to MLQAGIIPVTHFQQNCTVLFDTDTKEGVIVDPGGDVDVILQTIKENGITLKAIWLTHGHIDHAGGAKELKDTLGLEIIGPHKDDLPLLERLESQAERFGLAMKVENVLPDRWLEDGDTVSFGEHIFEVLHCPGHAPGHVVYYNRIQGFAHVGDVLFHGSIGRTDLPGGNHQQLLDSIRDKILPLGDGVGFICGHGPGGQIGEERRTNPYLRGL from the coding sequence ATGTTACAGGCGGGCATTATTCCGGTTACCCATTTCCAGCAGAACTGTACGGTGCTTTTCGACACCGACACGAAGGAAGGTGTCATTGTCGATCCTGGCGGGGATGTCGATGTCATTTTGCAGACGATCAAGGAAAACGGCATCACCTTGAAAGCGATCTGGCTGACGCACGGCCACATCGACCATGCCGGCGGCGCCAAGGAACTCAAGGACACGCTCGGTCTGGAGATCATTGGTCCGCACAAGGACGATCTGCCACTGCTTGAGCGGCTGGAAAGTCAGGCAGAGCGTTTTGGATTGGCAATGAAAGTCGAGAACGTGCTGCCCGATCGCTGGCTGGAAGATGGTGATACTGTTTCCTTCGGCGAGCATATATTCGAGGTTCTACATTGCCCGGGTCACGCGCCGGGTCATGTTGTCTACTATAATCGCATCCAGGGCTTTGCTCATGTCGGAGATGTGCTCTTTCATGGTTCGATAGGGCGCACGGATCTGCCCGGCGGCAATCATCAGCAGCTTCTCGATTCCATTCGTGACAAGATCCTGCCGCTTGGGGATGGCGTGGGCTTCATTTGCGGTCATGGCCCTGGCGGGCAGATTGGCGAAGAACGCCGCACCAATCCTTATCTGCGCGGTCTTTGA
- a CDS encoding branched-chain amino acid aminotransferase, with translation MAGVPFDQMDGQIWFNGEFVDWKDAKIHVLTHGLHYASAVFEGERAYGGRIFKLTEHNQRLHKSAEILGFTIPCSVEELDAATIELLKRQGFSDAYVRPIAWRGSEMMGVSAQSNRINVAIAIWQWGSYFNPVEKLKGIRLDIAEYRRPDPKTAPCASKAAGLYMICTISKHAAEAKGYADAMMLDYRGQVAEATGANIFFVKDGVIHTPVPDCFLNGITRQTVIELAKRRGYQVIERAIMPEELDSFTECFLTGSAAEVTPVSEIGPHRFTPSTICETLMNDYMKEVYPVAAVAE, from the coding sequence ATGGCAGGAGTTCCTTTCGACCAGATGGATGGACAGATCTGGTTCAACGGCGAGTTTGTCGACTGGAAGGACGCCAAGATCCATGTGCTGACCCACGGGCTTCACTATGCAAGTGCTGTTTTCGAAGGCGAGCGCGCCTATGGCGGCCGCATCTTCAAGCTGACCGAACACAATCAGCGTCTTCACAAGTCGGCTGAAATTCTTGGTTTTACCATCCCCTGTAGCGTTGAAGAGCTGGATGCGGCGACGATCGAGCTTCTGAAGCGTCAGGGCTTCTCGGATGCCTACGTCCGCCCGATCGCCTGGCGCGGCTCGGAGATGATGGGCGTTTCCGCCCAAAGCAATCGCATCAATGTCGCTATCGCCATCTGGCAGTGGGGTAGCTATTTCAACCCGGTCGAAAAGCTGAAGGGAATTCGCCTGGACATCGCCGAGTATCGCCGTCCGGACCCGAAAACCGCCCCTTGCGCTTCCAAGGCCGCCGGCCTTTACATGATCTGCACCATCTCCAAGCATGCCGCCGAAGCCAAGGGCTACGCCGATGCCATGATGCTTGACTATCGTGGGCAGGTTGCGGAAGCGACGGGTGCCAACATCTTCTTCGTGAAGGATGGCGTCATCCATACGCCGGTGCCGGATTGCTTCCTCAATGGCATCACCCGCCAGACCGTCATCGAGCTCGCCAAGCGTCGGGGCTATCAGGTCATTGAGCGGGCGATCATGCCGGAAGAGCTGGACAGCTTCACCGAATGCTTCCTGACGGGCTCGGCCGCGGAAGTAACGCCGGTTTCCGAAATCGGTCCTCACCGCTTCACGCCGTCGACCATCTGCGAAACGCTGATGAACGACTACATGAAGGAAGTCTATCCGGTCGCAGCCGTTGCCGAATAA
- a CDS encoding MarR family winged helix-turn-helix transcriptional regulator codes for MAGQPNQNSAIKATPEGSDSVDYEIIELLFFAYRDFTSDPDVILEKRGFGRAHHRVLHFVDREPGMTVADLLDTLKITKQSLARVLKQLIDSGYIHQIAGPEDRRQRKLYTTKEGKALARALAEPQSRRIADAIAASGPEARDIVTRFLASMKNKSDD; via the coding sequence GTGGCAGGACAGCCCAATCAGAACTCCGCGATCAAGGCCACCCCTGAAGGCTCCGATTCCGTCGATTATGAGATCATCGAGCTGCTGTTCTTTGCCTATCGTGACTTTACCTCCGATCCGGATGTGATCCTGGAGAAGCGTGGTTTTGGACGCGCCCATCACCGTGTCCTGCATTTTGTGGACCGTGAACCCGGCATGACGGTGGCCGACCTGCTCGATACGCTGAAAATCACCAAGCAGAGCCTTGCGCGGGTGCTCAAGCAGCTGATCGATTCTGGTTATATCCACCAGATCGCCGGGCCTGAGGATCGGCGCCAGCGTAAGCTCTATACCACCAAGGAAGGCAAGGCTTTGGCCCGAGCCTTGGCAGAGCCACAGTCACGGCGCATAGCCGATGCGATTGCCGCAAGTGGGCCTGAAGCAAGAGATATCGTCACGCGCTTCCTGGCCAGCATGAAGAACAAATCGGACGACTGA
- a CDS encoding response regulator, with protein MTKTVNIPDDAAHLLVVDDDRRIRELLNRYLMEQGFRVTTAADADEARRRLQGIDFDLLIVDVMMPGETGISLTQDLRKIKTVPIIMLTALAESNARIEGLEAGADDYLPKPFDPRELVLRINNILRRNAPAQQPKVEQVIFGPFTFSVVRKELRRGADHIRLTDREQEIMMLFSQRPGETIPRHELVSDDAEVGERTIDVQINRLRRKIEDDPSNPVFLQTVRGIGYRLSVD; from the coding sequence ATGACCAAGACAGTGAATATTCCCGATGATGCCGCCCATTTGCTGGTGGTGGACGACGACCGGCGCATCCGTGAACTTTTGAACCGCTACCTGATGGAGCAGGGTTTCCGGGTTACCACGGCAGCGGATGCAGACGAGGCACGGCGCCGTCTGCAGGGCATCGACTTCGACCTCCTGATCGTGGACGTGATGATGCCGGGCGAAACGGGTATTTCCCTCACCCAGGACCTGCGCAAGATCAAGACTGTGCCGATCATCATGTTGACGGCGCTTGCCGAATCCAATGCTCGTATCGAGGGCCTGGAGGCCGGCGCCGACGACTATCTGCCGAAACCTTTTGATCCGCGCGAACTCGTGCTGCGCATCAACAACATCCTGCGACGCAACGCTCCGGCCCAGCAGCCGAAGGTGGAGCAGGTCATTTTCGGCCCCTTTACCTTCTCAGTCGTGCGCAAGGAACTGCGCCGCGGCGCGGATCATATTCGGCTGACGGACCGCGAACAGGAAATCATGATGCTGTTTTCCCAGCGTCCCGGCGAAACCATCCCGCGTCACGAACTTGTCAGTGACGACGCGGAGGTCGGTGAACGCACCATCGACGTCCAGATCAACCGGTTGCGCCGCAAGATCGAGGACGACCCGTCCAATCCGGTGTTTCTCCAGACAGTGCGCGGCATCGGCTATCGGCTGAGCGTGGACTGA
- a CDS encoding ATP-binding protein — translation MASFKGMCRGLKVRRRTLNRNSAWGRFTLWLRRRLPMGLYARSLLIVIIPMVLLQSVVAFVFMERHWQLVTQRLSSAVTADIAAIIDLINHTPESEVNDIIRIARERLNLNVSIETGGELPPPRPKPFFEILDQILSEEISDQIRRPFWIDTVGDSSFVEIRIKIDGDRILRVYARRSQAYASNTHIFIVWMVGTSLVLLAIAILFLRGQIRPILALAHAAESFGKGQKIDDFSPRGAEEIRRAGLAFIQMRERIERQIEQRTAMLTGVSHDLRTILTRFKLQLALAPDHPDFESLNQDVEDMQSMLEGYLAFARGEAEEDVGELKLSDLMIRLEAEAELHGKALAVTLEGKDDIRVRPNAFTRLVANIVSNAYRYANSVNVEAKHGAKWLTITVDDDGPGIPERSRDDVFKPFFRLDEARNLDNSGTGLGLAIALDIARSHGGNITLADSPLGGLRAVIRVPA, via the coding sequence ATGGCAAGCTTTAAGGGAATGTGCCGGGGCCTGAAGGTGAGACGGCGAACCTTGAACCGCAACAGCGCCTGGGGTCGCTTTACACTCTGGCTGCGCCGCCGGCTGCCGATGGGGCTTTACGCCCGCTCGTTGCTGATTGTCATCATTCCGATGGTTCTGCTGCAGTCCGTGGTTGCCTTCGTCTTCATGGAACGGCACTGGCAGCTGGTGACGCAACGCCTTTCCTCGGCTGTAACCGCCGATATCGCCGCCATAATCGACCTGATAAACCATACGCCGGAAAGTGAAGTCAATGACATCATCCGTATCGCCCGCGAGCGTCTGAACCTCAATGTCTCCATCGAGACCGGCGGTGAGCTACCTCCGCCCCGCCCGAAACCATTCTTTGAAATTCTCGACCAGATTCTGAGCGAGGAAATATCCGACCAGATTCGCCGGCCATTCTGGATTGATACCGTCGGCGACTCCTCTTTCGTCGAAATCCGCATCAAGATTGATGGCGACCGCATCCTGCGCGTCTATGCCCGGCGCAGCCAGGCCTATGCCTCCAACACTCATATTTTCATTGTCTGGATGGTCGGCACGTCACTGGTGCTGCTCGCCATTGCCATTCTCTTTCTGCGCGGTCAGATCCGGCCGATCCTGGCGCTGGCGCATGCAGCAGAAAGTTTCGGCAAGGGACAGAAGATCGACGACTTCTCACCGCGCGGCGCCGAAGAAATTCGTCGCGCCGGCCTCGCCTTCATTCAGATGCGCGAGCGCATCGAGCGGCAGATCGAGCAACGCACCGCCATGCTCACGGGCGTCAGCCACGACCTTCGCACCATCCTCACTCGCTTCAAGTTGCAACTCGCCCTGGCGCCGGACCACCCGGATTTCGAAAGCCTGAACCAGGATGTCGAGGACATGCAAAGCATGCTCGAAGGCTATCTGGCTTTTGCCCGCGGGGAAGCGGAAGAAGACGTCGGCGAACTCAAGCTCAGCGACCTGATGATCAGACTGGAAGCTGAGGCCGAACTCCATGGCAAGGCACTTGCCGTGACGCTTGAAGGCAAGGACGATATTCGCGTCAGACCGAACGCTTTCACCCGCCTTGTGGCCAACATCGTGTCAAATGCCTACCGCTATGCCAATTCGGTCAATGTGGAGGCCAAACATGGCGCCAAGTGGCTGACCATTACCGTCGATGACGACGGTCCCGGCATTCCCGAGCGCTCACGCGATGACGTTTTCAAGCCGTTTTTCCGATTGGACGAAGCACGGAATCTCGACAATTCCGGCACTGGCCTTGGCCTTGCCATTGCCCTCGACATCGCCCGCAGCCACGGCGGCAACATCACGCTTGCCGACAGTCCCCTTGGCGGTCTGCGCGCTGTTATCCGTGTCCCGGCTTGA
- a CDS encoding tRNA-binding protein, which yields MTDTITYADFERVDIRVGTIVETSPFPEARKPAIKLVIDFGPEIGLKKSSAQITVHYTPESLIGRQVLGVVNFPPRQIGPFRSEVLTLGFEDEANAIVLAATDKPVPNGKKLL from the coding sequence ATGACCGATACCATCACCTATGCCGATTTCGAGCGTGTCGATATTCGCGTCGGCACGATCGTCGAAACCTCGCCCTTTCCGGAAGCGCGCAAGCCTGCGATCAAGCTGGTGATCGATTTCGGACCCGAGATAGGCCTCAAGAAATCTTCTGCCCAGATCACAGTTCACTACACGCCAGAGAGCCTGATCGGCCGTCAGGTGCTCGGCGTCGTCAATTTTCCGCCCCGTCAGATCGGGCCGTTTCGCTCTGAAGTCCTAACGCTCGGCTTTGAGGACGAGGCGAATGCGATCGTTCTTGCCGCGACTGATAAACCGGTGCCGAACGGCAAGAAGCTGCTTTAG
- the proC gene encoding pyrroline-5-carboxylate reductase: MTKAVGPIVLIGAGNMGGAMLSGWLKNGIKGSDVLVIDPGPSPAMAKLIADNGATHVTTAPEGLKAGVLFLAVKPQLMGAVLPPLKFLVGPETVVVSVAAGTTLAFMASHLGEAAMVRAMPNTPAMIGRGVTGAFANSAVSPEKRAAVHDLLKVSGPVEWVETEADIDAVTAVSGSGPAYVFYLVECMAEAGRKAGLQADLAMRLARETVAGAGELLYQSPDDASRLRQNVTSPGGTTAAALSILMADDGMQPLFDRAIAAARKRAEELAG, from the coding sequence GTGACCAAGGCGGTGGGACCAATCGTTCTCATTGGTGCTGGCAACATGGGTGGCGCGATGCTGTCTGGCTGGCTGAAAAACGGCATCAAGGGCAGCGACGTCCTCGTCATAGATCCCGGCCCGTCGCCGGCCATGGCCAAGCTCATCGCCGACAATGGTGCAACCCATGTGACGACAGCACCCGAAGGCCTGAAGGCGGGGGTCCTGTTCCTGGCGGTGAAGCCGCAGCTGATGGGAGCGGTGCTGCCGCCGTTGAAGTTTCTTGTCGGCCCTGAGACGGTCGTCGTTTCGGTCGCGGCTGGTACCACTCTTGCCTTCATGGCGTCCCATCTCGGCGAAGCGGCCATGGTTCGTGCCATGCCCAACACGCCCGCAATGATCGGCCGCGGCGTCACCGGCGCCTTTGCCAACAGTGCCGTTTCTCCCGAAAAGCGGGCAGCGGTGCATGATCTTCTGAAAGTCAGCGGTCCGGTCGAATGGGTCGAGACGGAGGCCGATATCGACGCGGTAACGGCGGTATCCGGCAGTGGTCCTGCTTATGTGTTCTATCTCGTGGAGTGCATGGCGGAGGCCGGTCGCAAGGCCGGTCTTCAGGCGGACCTCGCCATGCGGCTCGCTCGAGAAACCGTCGCGGGGGCTGGTGAACTTCTCTACCAGTCCCCCGACGATGCTTCGCGTCTGCGCCAGAACGTTACCTCTCCTGGCGGCACGACGGCGGCAGCGCTTTCCATCCTCATGGCCGATGACGGTATGCAGCCTCTCTTCGACAGGGCGATTGCCGCAGCCCGCAAGCGGGCGGAAGAGCTCGCCGGTTAA
- a CDS encoding YbjN domain-containing protein — MSLMELDLERQSNPVDMIEFVAANNDWCFERSGEDEIAMTVEGKWTDYHVSFSWMEEFEALHLACAFDIKVPESRVNEVIRLLSHINGQVLMGHFDLWRQEDVVIFRQSLLLSGGAEPTNQQVEVLLSSALDACESYFQAFQFVVWSGVEAHKAVEAVMFETVGEA, encoded by the coding sequence ATGAGCCTGATGGAATTGGACCTTGAGCGTCAATCAAACCCGGTCGACATGATCGAGTTTGTCGCAGCCAACAATGACTGGTGCTTCGAGCGCTCCGGCGAAGATGAAATCGCCATGACGGTCGAGGGCAAGTGGACCGACTATCATGTCTCCTTTTCCTGGATGGAAGAGTTTGAAGCGCTGCATCTCGCCTGCGCGTTCGACATCAAGGTTCCCGAGAGCCGCGTCAACGAAGTCATCAGGTTGCTTTCCCATATCAACGGGCAGGTGCTGATGGGGCATTTCGACCTGTGGCGGCAGGAGGATGTCGTGATCTTCCGCCAGTCGCTTCTGCTTTCAGGCGGCGCGGAGCCGACCAACCAGCAGGTGGAAGTCCTGTTGTCCAGCGCGCTCGATGCTTGTGAATCCTACTTCCAGGCCTTCCAGTTCGTCGTCTGGTCCGGTGTCGAAGCGCACAAGGCCGTCGAGGCCGTGATGTTCGAAACTGTCGGCGAGGCTTGA
- a CDS encoding accessory factor UbiK family protein, which yields MTTGTNRILDEFAKLMTDAAGAAQGVRREMETVFRAQGEKLMNSMDIVKREEFEAVREMALRARDENDALLARIAALEARLDAAGK from the coding sequence ATGACGACGGGCACCAACCGTATTCTGGACGAATTCGCCAAGCTGATGACCGATGCGGCCGGTGCTGCGCAGGGTGTCAGGCGGGAAATGGAAACGGTCTTTCGGGCGCAGGGCGAAAAGCTCATGAACTCGATGGATATCGTCAAGCGTGAAGAGTTCGAGGCCGTGCGCGAAATGGCGCTCAGGGCGCGCGACGAAAACGACGCGCTGCTGGCCCGGATCGCTGCCCTTGAAGCTCGCCTCGACGCAGCCGGCAAGTAG
- the lgt gene encoding prolipoprotein diacylglyceryl transferase, producing MPFPQIDPVLVTIGPLQIHWYGLAYVAGILIGWQYARRLVRNITLWRNGQPAMTEPQLDDFLLWVAAGIVGGGRIGYILFYDLATVIENPIRAIEIWNGGMSFHGGLIGTMIAMMIFARRRGIAMWSLFDIVSAVVPIGLFFGRIANFINGELWGRLSSLPWAVEFPPGSGLAYHPSQLYEASLEGIVLLLVLTYVIYRRHALKTPGLVCGIFVLGYAISRILVEFFRQPDAQIGYLAGGWLTMGMVLSTPMALAGLWAILRARRTAATVT from the coding sequence ATGCCCTTCCCCCAGATCGATCCTGTCCTTGTGACCATCGGTCCCTTGCAGATTCACTGGTACGGTCTCGCCTATGTCGCGGGTATTCTCATCGGCTGGCAATATGCACGCAGACTGGTGCGCAACATCACGCTTTGGCGCAACGGCCAACCGGCCATGACGGAACCACAGCTGGACGACTTCCTGCTCTGGGTTGCGGCCGGCATCGTCGGTGGCGGACGGATCGGTTACATTCTCTTCTACGATCTTGCGACCGTCATCGAAAACCCGATACGGGCGATTGAAATCTGGAACGGCGGCATGTCTTTTCATGGCGGTCTGATCGGCACGATGATTGCCATGATGATCTTTGCACGACGCAGAGGCATCGCGATGTGGAGCCTCTTCGACATCGTCTCCGCCGTCGTCCCCATCGGCCTGTTTTTCGGCCGCATCGCCAATTTCATCAATGGTGAACTCTGGGGTCGCTTGTCTTCCCTCCCGTGGGCAGTCGAATTCCCGCCGGGAAGCGGCCTTGCCTACCATCCGAGCCAGCTCTACGAGGCGAGCCTTGAAGGCATCGTGCTGTTGCTAGTGTTGACCTACGTTATCTATCGGCGCCACGCACTGAAGACGCCGGGTCTCGTCTGTGGCATCTTCGTGCTTGGCTATGCGATCTCGCGTATCCTGGTTGAATTCTTCCGCCAGCCGGATGCCCAGATCGGTTATCTCGCCGGCGGTTGGCTGACGATGGGCATGGTGCTGTCGACACCGATGGCGCTGGCCGGACTTTGGGCGATCCTCCGTGCCCGTCGTACAGCCGCAACCGTCACCTGA
- a CDS encoding class I SAM-dependent methyltransferase: MSTPLGEKIKALITASGPISVTDYFSLCLADPQHGYYKTREPFGAAGDFTTAPEISQLFGEMIGIFLVQAWQRHGEPDPVHIAEIGPGRGTMMADIMRVISKLAPSLYEAAQFHLIETSERLQKIQSQTLVAHKFKITWHESFDTLPEGFLLLAANELFDAIPIRQFVKTPQGFRERMVGLDAEGELTFAAGVAGLDPALLPQSPTEVPAGTIFEISPARDAVMATLALRIRTGGGTAVIIDYGHLSTGYGDTLQAVREHQFDPPLKQPGQADITSHVDFEQLARRAVTEELQINGLTYQGDFLVGLGLIERASSLGSGKDTLTQEGISLDVERLAGSGEGKMGELFKVLVVSSPAVALTPFQR; encoded by the coding sequence ATGAGCACGCCCCTGGGAGAAAAGATCAAGGCCCTGATCACCGCAAGCGGTCCGATCAGCGTCACCGACTATTTCTCGCTCTGCCTCGCCGACCCGCAGCACGGATACTACAAAACGCGCGAGCCGTTCGGCGCAGCCGGCGATTTCACCACTGCGCCCGAGATCAGCCAACTCTTTGGCGAAATGATCGGTATCTTCCTCGTCCAGGCCTGGCAGCGTCATGGCGAGCCGGATCCGGTGCATATCGCCGAGATCGGCCCGGGGCGTGGAACGATGATGGCCGACATCATGCGCGTCATCTCCAAGCTTGCTCCGTCGCTTTATGAGGCAGCCCAGTTCCACCTCATCGAGACCAGCGAACGACTGCAGAAGATCCAGAGCCAGACGCTCGTCGCCCACAAGTTCAAAATCACCTGGCACGAGAGCTTCGACACGCTGCCGGAAGGCTTTCTCCTTCTGGCCGCCAATGAACTCTTCGACGCCATCCCCATCCGGCAGTTCGTGAAGACGCCGCAAGGTTTCCGCGAGCGCATGGTCGGCCTGGATGCCGAAGGCGAGCTGACATTCGCGGCCGGTGTAGCCGGTCTCGACCCTGCCTTGCTACCACAGTCGCCGACCGAAGTGCCGGCGGGCACGATCTTCGAGATTTCTCCCGCGCGTGACGCGGTCATGGCAACGCTTGCCTTGCGTATCCGCACCGGCGGCGGCACTGCCGTCATCATCGACTACGGCCACCTGTCGACCGGCTATGGAGATACGCTGCAGGCAGTGCGCGAGCATCAGTTCGACCCGCCGTTGAAGCAACCCGGTCAAGCCGACATCACAAGTCATGTCGATTTCGAGCAACTGGCTCGCAGGGCTGTGACGGAAGAGCTTCAGATCAACGGCCTGACCTATCAGGGTGATTTTCTCGTTGGGCTCGGGCTCATCGAGCGAGCTTCCTCCCTTGGCAGCGGCAAGGATACACTGACACAGGAAGGCATCAGTCTTGACGTCGAAAGGCTGGCTGGCAGCGGGGAAGGCAAGATGGGAGAACTTTTCAAGGTTCTTGTCGTCAGCAGCCCTGCCGTTGCGCTCACGCCATTTCAACGCTGA
- the pgeF gene encoding peptidoglycan editing factor PgeF, with the protein MKDDALPSPVFSPILSDLAKNGISHGYFTREGGVSEGIYRGLNVGLGSNDERSHVVENRQRVAAFFDAAPEKLATVHQVHSPTAIVVDETYNGARAEADALVTMTPGLVIGVLSADCGPVLFADPSAGVIGAAHAGWKGALGGVLESTIDAMVSLGAGRENIIASLGPSISRRSYEVGAEFVERFLERDASYTSFFTPSARDGHAMFDLPALTIKRLTDAGVTAENLDLCTYADEARFFSYRRTTHRNEPDYGRQISAISIREA; encoded by the coding sequence ATGAAGGATGACGCCCTGCCCTCGCCTGTTTTCAGTCCGATTCTCTCTGACCTCGCAAAAAACGGCATCTCTCACGGTTATTTCACCCGCGAGGGCGGCGTGTCCGAGGGCATTTATCGTGGTCTCAATGTCGGCCTTGGCTCAAACGACGAGCGCTCGCATGTCGTGGAAAACCGCCAGCGGGTCGCAGCGTTTTTCGATGCTGCGCCGGAGAAGCTCGCCACCGTGCATCAGGTTCATTCGCCAACGGCAATCGTCGTTGATGAAACCTATAACGGCGCCCGGGCGGAAGCCGATGCGCTGGTGACGATGACCCCCGGCCTCGTCATCGGCGTGCTGTCAGCCGATTGCGGCCCGGTCCTCTTCGCCGACCCATCCGCGGGCGTCATCGGTGCCGCCCATGCCGGCTGGAAGGGCGCGCTCGGTGGCGTGCTTGAAAGCACGATAGACGCCATGGTGTCGCTCGGCGCAGGGCGCGAAAACATCATTGCCAGCCTCGGTCCCTCAATCAGCCGCCGCAGTTACGAGGTGGGTGCAGAGTTCGTCGAGCGTTTCCTCGAACGCGATGCGAGCTACACGTCGTTCTTCACCCCATCTGCGCGCGATGGCCACGCGATGTTCGATCTGCCGGCGCTGACGATCAAGCGGCTGACCGACGCGGGCGTAACCGCGGAGAACCTCGATCTCTGCACCTATGCGGACGAAGCCCGATTCTTTTCCTATCGCCGGACGACCCACCGCAACGAGCCGGACTACGGCCGACAGATTTCGGCAATTTCCATTCGGGAGGCATGA